In the genome of Ctenopharyngodon idella isolate HZGC_01 chromosome 19, HZGC01, whole genome shotgun sequence, one region contains:
- the rpl14 gene encoding 60S ribosomal protein L14: protein MRSTETEGSSFQSGSRFVLFLPRSAIMVFKRFVEIGRVAFIAFGPHEGKLVAIVDVIDQNRALVDGPCTGVKRQAMPFKCLQLTDYVIKVPHSARQKYVRRAWEKAEINKKWEESSWAKKIEARKKRAAMSDFDRFKVMKAKKMRNKIIKKEVKKLQKAAQKKA from the exons ATGCGCAGTACTGAAACGGAAGGCTCTTCATTCCAGAGCGGAAGTCGTTTCGTCCTTTTTCTACCACGGTCTGCCATCATG gtGTTCAAGCGCTTTGTCGAGATCGGCCGCGTCGCATTCATCGCTTTCGGCCCTCATGAGGGGAAGCTGGTGGCGATTGTAGATGTCATTGACCAAAACAGG GCACTGGTAGACGGCCCGTGCACTGGAGTGAAGAGGCAGGCGATGCCCTTCAAGTGTCTGCAGCTCACTGACTATGTCATCAAAGTTCCTCACAG CGCCCGTCAGAAGTATGTGAGACGCGCCTGGGAAAAGGCCGAGATCAACAAGAAGTGGGAAGAAAGCAGCTGGGCCAAGAAAATTGAGGCCAGAAAAAAG CGGGCAGCAATGTCAGACTTTGATCGCTTCAAGGTGATGAAGGCCAAGAAAATG AGGAACAAGATCATCAAGAAAGAGGTGAAGAAGCTCCAGAAAGCTGCACAAAAGAAAGCATAA
- the sgo1 gene encoding shugoshin 1 isoform X2: MARERVVQKKSFQQSLDDIKEKMKEKRNKRLASASAASRGLSKLKNKNTATVKPFVLKSVQVNNKALAVALQMEREKVRQAQGVILQLKKERQALVFHLLMLKRTLRDRGPVESAQVSAPVETSPARPVSPRLVCVVETDMQDPPLTAEAVSGCRVDRQVSLPPTVGTRRKRRSETVRRRSSRFDSASVGRSNILDGKREETIDARQEVAQNTSLEEVRNEQDEDQKAGPNCEFELEIAELPAVQHSTPEPPQRPARQNKKKPTQATARGRRPDRAPLKKPWENPKPRARSKSRDRSQSRARAPLPPADRLNSSLGGNDTFDFDCEEAVHLTPFRAGNKAAEKPSPDAAADKEDEAMETDRSLSEDGQDEDDSPYVPKRKSRRARSPPARRARSKRRSVQEARGNASQGQRTERNRIEVNETDLHLDPQSPVCVPSENPSQSEPSQAPPAVSLESPIPVIPDGEAELMMIDCPIFEFPKCPSNSSDQENQKPLVMDRGRRKGGLVVRSFLGVALSDVSNLSPAAYQKPASAPNTPPSSSRRRRCTSSVNYKEPSISSKLRRGDKFTDTRFLRSPIFKQKPTSRRSSLKKMEIYNESFVGCR, encoded by the exons ATGGCTCGGGAGCGGGTAGTGCAGAAGAAGTCTTTCCAGCAGAGTCTGGACGACATCAAGGAAAAAATGAAGGAAAAGAGAAACAAACGTCTCGCCAGCGCTTCAGCTGCCAGCCGCGGCCTGTCAAAACTGAAGAACAAAAACACAG CGACGGTGAAGCCGTTTGTGCTGAAGAGCGTCCAGGTGAATAACAAAGCTCTGGCCGTGGCCCTGCAGATGGAGCGGGAGAAGGTACGGCAAGCGCAGGGAGTCATCCtgcagctgaagaaagaaaggcaaGCGCTCGTCTTCCACCTGCTGATGCTGAAGCGGACGCTTCGAGATCGAGGGCCTGTTGAAAGCGCTCAG GTTTCTGCTCCTGTTGAGACGAGTCCAGCTCGGCCCGTCAGTCCTCG GCTAGTTTGTGTGGTTGAGACGGACATGCAGGATCCGCCTTTGACTGCAG AGGCTGTTTCGGGTTGCCGTGTTGACAGACAGGTTTCGTTGCCGCCCACGGTAGGAACGAGGCGAAAGAGACGCTCTGAGACCGTGAGGAGGCGGAGCTCGCGTTTCGACTCAGCCTCTGTCGGGAGAAGCAACATACTGGATGGAAAAAGAGAAGAAACTATTGATGCCAGACAGGAGGTGGCGCAAAACACTTCACTGGAGGAGGTGCGGAATGAACAGGACGAGGATCAAAAGGCAGGGCCGAACTGTGAGTTTGAGCTGGAGATTGCTGAGCTCCCGGCCGTTCAGCACTCGACGCCTGAGCCTCCTCAGCGGCCCGCCCGACAGAACAAGAAGAAGCCAACCCAAGCCACGGCCCGGGGCCGCAGACCAGACCGAGCCCCGCTGAAGAAGCCGTGGGAGAACCCCAAACCCCGAGCACGCTCCAAGAGTCGGGACCGTTCTCAGAGTCGCGCACGAGCGCCGCTCCCGCCTGCCGACCGCCTGAACTCCTCGCTGGGAGGCAACGACACCTTCGACTTCGACTGTGAAGAGGCCGTCCATCTGACGCCGTTCAGAGCAGGAAACAAAGCTGCGGAGAAACCGTCACCAGATGCTGCGGCAGATAAAGAGGACGAGGCCATGGAGACCGACCGCAGCCTCTCAGAAGACGGTCAGGATGAAGATGACTCTCCTTACGTACCGAAGAGGAAGTCCAGAAGAGCTCGTAGTCCGCCGGCCAGACGCGCTCGCTCCAAAAGACGGTCCGTTCAAGAGGCCAGAGGAAACGCTTCCCAAGGGCAGCGCACGG AGAGAAATAGGATTGAGGTGAATGAAACTGACCTGCACCTTGACCCACAGTCACCCGTTTGTGTTCCTTCTGAGAATCCCAGCCAATCAGAGCCAAGCCAAG CGCCTCCTGCTGTTTCTCTGGAGTCTCCCATCCCTGTTATTCCTGATGGAGAGGCGGAGCTTATGATGATTGACTGCCCAATATTTGAATTCCCTAAGTGTCCCAGCAACTCATCCGATCAGGAAAATCAAAAGCCTTTGGTGATGGATAGAGGCAGAAGAAAAG GCGGGCTGGTTGTTCGCTCGTTTCTGGGCGTGGCTTTGAGTGACGTGAGCAATCTCTCCCCCGCAGCCTATCAGAAGCCGGCGTCTGCTCCGAACACGCCCCCGAGCTCCAGCCGCAGGCGCCGCTGCACCAGCTCCGTCAACTACAAGGAGCCGTCCATCAGCTC gAAACTTCGACGTGGTGATAAATTCACAGACACGCGGTTCCTGCGTTCCCCCATCTTCAAACAGAAGCCCACGTCCCGCCGGAGCTCGCTCAAGAAGATGGAGATCTATAACGAGTCTTTTGTGGGCTGTCGTTGA
- the sgo1 gene encoding shugoshin 1 isoform X3 → MARERVVQKKSFQQSLDDIKEKMKEKRNKRLASASAASRGLSKLKNKNTATVKPFVLKSVQVNNKALAVALQMEREKVRQAQGVILQLKKERQALVFHLLMLKRTLRDRGPVESAQVSAPVETSPARPVSPRLVCVVETDMQDPPLTAEAVSGCRVDRQVSLPPTVGTRRKRRSETVRRRSSRFDSASVGRSNILDGKREETIDARQEVAQNTSLEEVRNEQDEDQKAGPNCEFELEIAELPAVQHSTPEPPQRPARQNKKKPTQATARGRRPDRAPLKKPWENPKPRARSKSRDRSQSRARAPLPPADRLNSSLGGNDTFDFDCEEAVHLTPFRAGNKAAEKPSPDAAADKEDEAMETDRSLSEDGQDEDDSPYVPKRKSRRARSPPARRARSKRRSVQEARGNASQGQRTERNRIEVNETDLHLDPQSPVCVPSENPSQSEPSQAPPAVSLESPIPVIPDGEAELMMIDCPIFEFPKCPSNSSDQENQKPLVMDRGRRKAYQKPASAPNTPPSSSRRRRCTSSVNYKEPSISSKLRRGDKFTDTRFLRSPIFKQKPTSRRSSLKKMEIYNESFVGCR, encoded by the exons ATGGCTCGGGAGCGGGTAGTGCAGAAGAAGTCTTTCCAGCAGAGTCTGGACGACATCAAGGAAAAAATGAAGGAAAAGAGAAACAAACGTCTCGCCAGCGCTTCAGCTGCCAGCCGCGGCCTGTCAAAACTGAAGAACAAAAACACAG CGACGGTGAAGCCGTTTGTGCTGAAGAGCGTCCAGGTGAATAACAAAGCTCTGGCCGTGGCCCTGCAGATGGAGCGGGAGAAGGTACGGCAAGCGCAGGGAGTCATCCtgcagctgaagaaagaaaggcaaGCGCTCGTCTTCCACCTGCTGATGCTGAAGCGGACGCTTCGAGATCGAGGGCCTGTTGAAAGCGCTCAG GTTTCTGCTCCTGTTGAGACGAGTCCAGCTCGGCCCGTCAGTCCTCG GCTAGTTTGTGTGGTTGAGACGGACATGCAGGATCCGCCTTTGACTGCAG AGGCTGTTTCGGGTTGCCGTGTTGACAGACAGGTTTCGTTGCCGCCCACGGTAGGAACGAGGCGAAAGAGACGCTCTGAGACCGTGAGGAGGCGGAGCTCGCGTTTCGACTCAGCCTCTGTCGGGAGAAGCAACATACTGGATGGAAAAAGAGAAGAAACTATTGATGCCAGACAGGAGGTGGCGCAAAACACTTCACTGGAGGAGGTGCGGAATGAACAGGACGAGGATCAAAAGGCAGGGCCGAACTGTGAGTTTGAGCTGGAGATTGCTGAGCTCCCGGCCGTTCAGCACTCGACGCCTGAGCCTCCTCAGCGGCCCGCCCGACAGAACAAGAAGAAGCCAACCCAAGCCACGGCCCGGGGCCGCAGACCAGACCGAGCCCCGCTGAAGAAGCCGTGGGAGAACCCCAAACCCCGAGCACGCTCCAAGAGTCGGGACCGTTCTCAGAGTCGCGCACGAGCGCCGCTCCCGCCTGCCGACCGCCTGAACTCCTCGCTGGGAGGCAACGACACCTTCGACTTCGACTGTGAAGAGGCCGTCCATCTGACGCCGTTCAGAGCAGGAAACAAAGCTGCGGAGAAACCGTCACCAGATGCTGCGGCAGATAAAGAGGACGAGGCCATGGAGACCGACCGCAGCCTCTCAGAAGACGGTCAGGATGAAGATGACTCTCCTTACGTACCGAAGAGGAAGTCCAGAAGAGCTCGTAGTCCGCCGGCCAGACGCGCTCGCTCCAAAAGACGGTCCGTTCAAGAGGCCAGAGGAAACGCTTCCCAAGGGCAGCGCACGG AGAGAAATAGGATTGAGGTGAATGAAACTGACCTGCACCTTGACCCACAGTCACCCGTTTGTGTTCCTTCTGAGAATCCCAGCCAATCAGAGCCAAGCCAAG CGCCTCCTGCTGTTTCTCTGGAGTCTCCCATCCCTGTTATTCCTGATGGAGAGGCGGAGCTTATGATGATTGACTGCCCAATATTTGAATTCCCTAAGTGTCCCAGCAACTCATCCGATCAGGAAAATCAAAAGCCTTTGGTGATGGATAGAGGCAGAAGAAAAG CCTATCAGAAGCCGGCGTCTGCTCCGAACACGCCCCCGAGCTCCAGCCGCAGGCGCCGCTGCACCAGCTCCGTCAACTACAAGGAGCCGTCCATCAGCTC gAAACTTCGACGTGGTGATAAATTCACAGACACGCGGTTCCTGCGTTCCCCCATCTTCAAACAGAAGCCCACGTCCCGCCGGAGCTCGCTCAAGAAGATGGAGATCTATAACGAGTCTTTTGTGGGCTGTCGTTGA
- the sgo1 gene encoding shugoshin 1 isoform X1 — protein sequence MARERVVQKKSFQQSLDDIKEKMKEKRNKRLASASAASRGLSKLKNKNTATVKPFVLKSVQVNNKALAVALQMEREKVRQAQGVILQLKKERQALVFHLLMLKRTLRDRGPVESAQVSAPVETSPARPVSPRLVCVVETDMQDPPLTAEAVSGCRVDRQVSLPPTVGTRRKRRSETVRRRSSRFDSASVGRSNILDGKREETIDARQEVAQNTSLEEVRNEQDEDQKAGPNCEFELEIAELPAVQHSTPEPPQRPARQNKKKPTQATARGRRPDRAPLKKPWENPKPRARSKSRDRSQSRARAPLPPADRLNSSLGGNDTFDFDCEEAVHLTPFRAGNKAAEKPSPDAAADKEDEAMETDRSLSEDGQDEDDSPYVPKRKSRRARSPPARRARSKRRSVQEARGNASQGQRTERNRIEVNETDLHLDPQSPVCVPSENPSQSEPSQAPPAVSLESPIPVIPDGEAELMMIDCPIFEFPKCPSNSSDQENQKPLVMDRGRRKEGRLMCGTRVSAGGLVVRSFLGVALSDVSNLSPAAYQKPASAPNTPPSSSRRRRCTSSVNYKEPSISSKLRRGDKFTDTRFLRSPIFKQKPTSRRSSLKKMEIYNESFVGCR from the exons ATGGCTCGGGAGCGGGTAGTGCAGAAGAAGTCTTTCCAGCAGAGTCTGGACGACATCAAGGAAAAAATGAAGGAAAAGAGAAACAAACGTCTCGCCAGCGCTTCAGCTGCCAGCCGCGGCCTGTCAAAACTGAAGAACAAAAACACAG CGACGGTGAAGCCGTTTGTGCTGAAGAGCGTCCAGGTGAATAACAAAGCTCTGGCCGTGGCCCTGCAGATGGAGCGGGAGAAGGTACGGCAAGCGCAGGGAGTCATCCtgcagctgaagaaagaaaggcaaGCGCTCGTCTTCCACCTGCTGATGCTGAAGCGGACGCTTCGAGATCGAGGGCCTGTTGAAAGCGCTCAG GTTTCTGCTCCTGTTGAGACGAGTCCAGCTCGGCCCGTCAGTCCTCG GCTAGTTTGTGTGGTTGAGACGGACATGCAGGATCCGCCTTTGACTGCAG AGGCTGTTTCGGGTTGCCGTGTTGACAGACAGGTTTCGTTGCCGCCCACGGTAGGAACGAGGCGAAAGAGACGCTCTGAGACCGTGAGGAGGCGGAGCTCGCGTTTCGACTCAGCCTCTGTCGGGAGAAGCAACATACTGGATGGAAAAAGAGAAGAAACTATTGATGCCAGACAGGAGGTGGCGCAAAACACTTCACTGGAGGAGGTGCGGAATGAACAGGACGAGGATCAAAAGGCAGGGCCGAACTGTGAGTTTGAGCTGGAGATTGCTGAGCTCCCGGCCGTTCAGCACTCGACGCCTGAGCCTCCTCAGCGGCCCGCCCGACAGAACAAGAAGAAGCCAACCCAAGCCACGGCCCGGGGCCGCAGACCAGACCGAGCCCCGCTGAAGAAGCCGTGGGAGAACCCCAAACCCCGAGCACGCTCCAAGAGTCGGGACCGTTCTCAGAGTCGCGCACGAGCGCCGCTCCCGCCTGCCGACCGCCTGAACTCCTCGCTGGGAGGCAACGACACCTTCGACTTCGACTGTGAAGAGGCCGTCCATCTGACGCCGTTCAGAGCAGGAAACAAAGCTGCGGAGAAACCGTCACCAGATGCTGCGGCAGATAAAGAGGACGAGGCCATGGAGACCGACCGCAGCCTCTCAGAAGACGGTCAGGATGAAGATGACTCTCCTTACGTACCGAAGAGGAAGTCCAGAAGAGCTCGTAGTCCGCCGGCCAGACGCGCTCGCTCCAAAAGACGGTCCGTTCAAGAGGCCAGAGGAAACGCTTCCCAAGGGCAGCGCACGG AGAGAAATAGGATTGAGGTGAATGAAACTGACCTGCACCTTGACCCACAGTCACCCGTTTGTGTTCCTTCTGAGAATCCCAGCCAATCAGAGCCAAGCCAAG CGCCTCCTGCTGTTTCTCTGGAGTCTCCCATCCCTGTTATTCCTGATGGAGAGGCGGAGCTTATGATGATTGACTGCCCAATATTTGAATTCCCTAAGTGTCCCAGCAACTCATCCGATCAGGAAAATCAAAAGCCTTTGGTGATGGATAGAGGCAGAAGAAAAG AAGGAAGACTGATGTGTGGCACACGTGTTTCTGCAGGCGGGCTGGTTGTTCGCTCGTTTCTGGGCGTGGCTTTGAGTGACGTGAGCAATCTCTCCCCCGCAGCCTATCAGAAGCCGGCGTCTGCTCCGAACACGCCCCCGAGCTCCAGCCGCAGGCGCCGCTGCACCAGCTCCGTCAACTACAAGGAGCCGTCCATCAGCTC gAAACTTCGACGTGGTGATAAATTCACAGACACGCGGTTCCTGCGTTCCCCCATCTTCAAACAGAAGCCCACGTCCCGCCGGAGCTCGCTCAAGAAGATGGAGATCTATAACGAGTCTTTTGTGGGCTGTCGTTGA